In the Sphingomonas sp. LM7 genome, one interval contains:
- the rplF gene encoding 50S ribosomal protein L6 has product MSRIGKKPVSVPAGVTASIDDRILSVKGPKGTLSLTLRDEISYTLENDGILVKPANETKAARAFWGMQRTLVQNLVTGVTEGFTKKLLITGVGYRANSQGKVLKLQLGYSHDVNIDVPEGIEIKTPDQTTVEISGIDKQKVGQIAAEIRRWRKPEPYKGKGIKYDGEFIFRKEGKKK; this is encoded by the coding sequence ATGAGCCGCATCGGCAAGAAGCCGGTCAGCGTACCGGCAGGCGTCACCGCCTCGATCGACGACCGCATTCTGAGCGTGAAGGGCCCCAAGGGCACTCTCTCGCTTACCCTGCGCGACGAGATCAGCTACACGCTCGAGAACGACGGCATCCTCGTGAAGCCGGCGAACGAGACCAAGGCGGCGCGTGCCTTTTGGGGCATGCAGCGCACGCTCGTGCAGAACCTCGTCACCGGCGTCACCGAGGGCTTCACCAAGAAGCTCCTGATCACCGGCGTCGGCTATCGCGCGAATTCGCAGGGCAAGGTGCTCAAGCTCCAGCTCGGCTATTCGCACGACGTGAACATCGACGTGCCGGAAGGCATCGAGATCAAGACCCCGGACCAGACCACGGTCGAGATCTCGGGAATCGACAAGCAGAAGGTCGGCCAGATTGCGGCCGAGATTCGCCGTTGGCGGAAGCCCGAGCCCTATAAGGGCAAGGGCATCAAGTACGACGGCGAGTTCATCTTCCGTAAGGAAGGGAAGAAGAAGTGA
- the rplE gene encoding 50S ribosomal protein L5: protein MAESYTPRLRKLYDESIAKAMTEKFGYKNVMEVPRIDKIVLNMGVGEATQDKKKVEQAASEMELIAGQKPVVAKAKKSIAQFKLREGMPIGCKVTLRRERMYEFLDRFITIALPRVRDFRGLNPKSFDGRGNYACGLKEQLVFPEINYDRIDKVRGMDVIVTTTAKTDDEARELLRLFGFPFPLEADGEAKQAA, encoded by the coding sequence ATGGCTGAGTCATATACCCCGCGCCTGCGCAAGCTGTACGACGAGAGCATCGCCAAGGCGATGACCGAGAAGTTCGGCTACAAGAACGTCATGGAAGTTCCGCGGATCGACAAGATCGTGCTGAACATGGGCGTTGGCGAGGCCACCCAGGACAAGAAGAAGGTCGAGCAGGCTGCTTCGGAGATGGAGCTCATCGCCGGCCAGAAGCCTGTCGTCGCCAAGGCGAAGAAGTCGATTGCACAGTTCAAGCTGCGCGAAGGCATGCCGATCGGCTGCAAGGTCACTCTGCGCCGCGAGCGGATGTACGAGTTCCTCGACCGTTTCATCACGATCGCACTTCCCCGCGTTCGCGATTTCCGTGGGCTGAACCCGAAGAGCTTCGATGGACGCGGCAACTATGCCTGCGGCCTGAAGGAGCAGCTCGTGTTCCCCGAGATCAACTATGACCGTATCGACAAGGTGCGTGGCATGGACGTGATCGTAACCACCACCGCCAAGACCGACGACGAGGCTCGCGAGCTTCTTCGTCTCTTCGGCTTCCCGTTCCCGCTCGAGGCGGACGGCGAAGCGAAGCAGGCAGCGTAA
- the rplX gene encoding 50S ribosomal protein L24, whose protein sequence is MATAKIKKGDQVIVLSGKDKGRTGEVVKSLPKDGKVVVSGVNVAVRHVKPSQGDPQGGLKRSEAPMHVSKVAHVTADGKPTRVRFEDRDGKKVRVAVKTGEVING, encoded by the coding sequence ATGGCCACTGCCAAGATCAAGAAGGGCGACCAGGTCATCGTCCTGTCCGGCAAGGACAAGGGACGGACCGGTGAGGTCGTCAAGTCGCTGCCCAAGGACGGCAAGGTCGTCGTTTCGGGCGTCAATGTCGCCGTGCGCCACGTCAAGCCGAGCCAGGGCGATCCCCAGGGCGGCCTGAAGCGTTCGGAAGCACCGATGCATGTCTCGAAGGTCGCGCATGTGACCGCCGACGGCAAGCCGACCCGCGTCCGTTTCGAGGACCGCGACGGCAAGAAGGTCCGCGTCGCCGTAAAGACCGGGGAGGTCATCAATGGCTGA
- the rpsH gene encoding 30S ribosomal protein S8 has product MALTDPLGDMLTRIRNGQRAKKDSVLTPASKLRARVLDVLQREGYIRGYSEEQMGPAAGIRIELKYFEGQPAIKHVARVSRPGRRVYSGSQELPRIRNGLGITIVSTPRGVLSDAEAREQNVGGEVLAEVF; this is encoded by the coding sequence ATGGCTTTGACCGATCCCCTGGGTGATATGCTCACCCGCATCCGCAACGGCCAGCGCGCCAAGAAGGACTCTGTCCTGACCCCGGCGTCGAAGCTGCGTGCGCGCGTTCTCGATGTCCTCCAGCGCGAAGGCTACATCCGTGGCTATAGCGAGGAGCAGATGGGCCCTGCCGCCGGCATCCGCATCGAGCTGAAATATTTCGAAGGCCAGCCGGCGATCAAGCACGTCGCGCGCGTCTCGAGGCCCGGCCGCCGCGTCTATTCCGGTTCGCAGGAACTGCCCCGGATCCGCAACGGCCTCGGCATCACGATCGTCTCGACGCCTCGCGGCGTTCTGTCCGACGCGGAAGCGCGCGAGCAGAATGTCGGCGGCGAAGTGCTCGCGGAGGTCTTCTGA
- the rplR gene encoding 50S ribosomal protein L18: MSTKGLSLFAKRRRRNRTALRARGAGRPRLSVHRSGKHIYAQVIDDAQGKTIASASTLEKDVRGTTGATVAAAQEVGKRVAEAAKAAGVTQVVFDRGGFLYHGRVKALADAARESGLEF; encoded by the coding sequence ATCAGCACCAAGGGTCTCTCGCTTTTCGCAAAGCGTCGCCGCCGCAATCGCACCGCGCTTCGTGCGCGTGGCGCTGGCCGTCCCCGGCTTTCGGTCCATCGTTCGGGCAAGCACATCTATGCCCAGGTGATCGACGATGCCCAGGGCAAGACGATCGCCTCGGCTTCGACGCTCGAGAAGGACGTGCGCGGCACGACCGGCGCGACCGTCGCAGCGGCGCAGGAAGTCGGCAAGCGCGTTGCCGAGGCGGCCAAGGCCGCCGGCGTGACGCAGGTCGTCTTCGATCGCGGCGGCTTCCTCTATCATGGCCGCGTCAAGGCGCTGGCGGATGCCGCTCGTGAGAGCGGATTGGAGTTCTAA
- the rpsN gene encoding 30S ribosomal protein S14 produces MAKLSSINKNERRKLLVKKYAGKYAKLKATANDESLDDTERLIARLKMAELPRNGNPTRIRNRCELTGRPRAYYRKFRLARVMLRDLANKGLIPGLTKSSW; encoded by the coding sequence ATGGCGAAACTGAGTTCCATCAACAAGAATGAGCGTCGCAAGCTGCTGGTGAAAAAGTACGCCGGCAAGTATGCGAAGCTGAAGGCGACCGCGAACGACGAGAGCTTGGATGATACCGAGCGCCTCATCGCGCGGCTGAAGATGGCCGAGCTGCCGCGGAATGGTAACCCCACCCGCATTCGCAATCGTTGCGAGCTCACCGGCCGCCCGCGCGCCTATTACCGCAAGTTCCGTCTCGCACGCGTCATGCTGCGTGATCTGGCCAACAAGGGCCTGATCCCCGGCCTCACGAAGTCGAGCTGGTAA
- the rplN gene encoding 50S ribosomal protein L14, with product MIQMQSNLDVADNSGAKRVQCIKVLGGSKRRFAGVGDVIVVSIKEAAPRGKVKKGDVHRAVIVRTAKDVRRADGSVIRFDGNAAVLVNKNEEPIGTRIFGPVVRELRSKGFMKIISLAPEVL from the coding sequence ATGATCCAGATGCAGTCCAATCTCGACGTCGCTGACAACAGCGGCGCGAAGCGGGTGCAGTGCATCAAGGTGCTGGGCGGGTCGAAGCGTCGCTTCGCCGGCGTGGGCGACGTCATCGTCGTCAGCATCAAGGAAGCTGCACCGCGCGGCAAGGTGAAGAAGGGTGACGTGCATCGCGCGGTCATCGTTCGCACCGCAAAGGATGTCCGTCGTGCCGACGGCTCGGTGATCCGCTTCGACGGCAATGCCGCGGTGCTGGTCAACAAGAACGAGGAGCCGATCGGCACTCGTATCTTCGGGCCGGTGGTCCGCGAGCTGCGCTCGAAGGGCTTCATGAAGATCATTTCGCTCGCGCCCGAGGTGCTGTGA